One window from the genome of Miscanthus floridulus cultivar M001 unplaced genomic scaffold, ASM1932011v1 fs_166_2_3, whole genome shotgun sequence encodes:
- the LOC136530627 gene encoding uncharacterized protein produces MDHMDDNPLFGLSMSSAPSSPSSPTSSVTSETPAPTAAAPPVAILQTVNIKSHVPVVLELANPNYDEWRCCFDAFLGKFNLGSHISSPPTAEECHDPAWSVVDQCIISWLYNSIGKDVRDIVRTPKATVFRIWQAEFRNLVQGDMDIVQYTGRLKQLADALRDVGQPVGETSQVLNMLRGLSSKYRDAIPAITAKQPPHTFFPARSYLLLEEHYDKEHAKSAAQHALVGL; encoded by the exons ATGGATCACATGGACGACAATCCTCTCTTCGGTCTCAGCATGTCCAGCGCCCCTTCTTCTCCATCCTCCCCAACTTCCTCCGTCACCAGCGAAACTCCTGCTCCCACCGCCGCTGCTCCTCCCGTCGCCATTCTTCAAACGGTGAACATCAAATCCCACGTCCCCGTCGTTCTCGAGCTCGCCAATCCCAATTACGACGAGTGGCGCTGCTGCTTCGATGCCTTCCTCGGCAAATTCAATCTCGGCTCGCACATCTCTTCTCCGCCAACCGCCGAGGAGTGCCACGATCCCGCGTGGTCCGTCGTCGACCAGTGCATCATCAGCTGGCTTTACAACTCCATCGGCAAGGATGTGCGCGACATCGTGCGCACCCCGAAGGCCACGGTGTTCCGCATATGGCAG GCGGAGTTCCGGAACCTGGTGCAAGGCGACATGGACATCGTCCAGTACACCGGGCGCCTCAAGCAGCTGGCCGATGCTCTTCGCGACGTCGGGCAGCCCGTCGGCGAGACAAGCCAGGTCCTGAACATGCTGCGCGGCCTCAGCTCCAAGTACCGCGACGCCATTCCGGCCATCACCGCCAAACAGCCGCCGCACACCTTCTTCCCCGCGCGGTCGTACCTCCTTCTCGAGGAACACTACGACAAGGAGCATGCTAAGTCTGCAGCACAGCACGCCCTTGTCGGTCTGTGA